One region of Mangifera indica cultivar Alphonso chromosome 3, CATAS_Mindica_2.1, whole genome shotgun sequence genomic DNA includes:
- the LOC123210676 gene encoding uncharacterized protein LOC123210676, protein MADCNRAQEFYSSPEETMEKKYGGLVPKKKPLISKDHERAFFDSADWALCKQGAGVNQKSTVAIETLRPKLQRTPHQQLPPRRPACTSGQDNHHGE, encoded by the exons ATGGCAGACTGCAACAGAGCCCAAGAATTCTATTCTTCCCCAGAG GAAACAATGGAGAAGAAGTATGGCGGCCTTGTTCCCAAGAAGAAGCCTTTAATTTCCAAG GACCATGAACGTGCCTTCTTTGATTCAGCAGATTGGGCATTATGCAAG CAAGGCGCCGGAGTGAACCAGAAATCTACAGTGGCAATAGAGACTCTGAGACCAAAACTCCAG AGAACTCCGCACCAACAACTGCCACCCAGAAGACCGGCTTGCACATCTGGTCAAGATAACCACCAT GGAGAGTAG